One genomic window of Euleptes europaea isolate rEulEur1 chromosome 8, rEulEur1.hap1, whole genome shotgun sequence includes the following:
- the TPD52 gene encoding tumor protein D52 isoform X1, with amino-acid sequence MKKGNVIMHFEISMMDWLDMDLYEDYKSPFDFNTGVNRNYLYLYPSLALSPPGSPVLKNFGLLRHETIPEVGEDAAASVTVTETLSEEEQEELRIELAKVEEEIQTLSQVLAAKEKYLAEIKRKLGINTLQELKQNLSKGWQDVTATHAYKMTSETLSQAGQKASAAFSSVGSAITKKLEDVKVQAFTQSFSIRCLQHSISMPAMRNSPTFKSFEERVENLKYKVGVNKPAGGDFGEVLNSAANASATEATTKQTEEDTP; translated from the exons ATGAAGAAAGGAAACGTGATCATGCATTTTGAGATATCTATGATGGACTGGCTGGATATGGATCTGTATGAGGATTAcaaatctccttttgattttaaTACTGGAGTTAATaggaactacctttacctgtaCCCCAGCTTGGCTCTGTCTCCACCTGGATCTCCTGTGCTGAAGAATTTTG GTCTGCTGAGACATGAAACCATTCCTGAAGTTGGAGAGGATGCAGCTGCTTCAGTTACTGTTACAGAAACTCTGTCTGAAGAAGAACAGGAGGAACTCCGAATAGAGCTTGCTAAG GTAGAAGAAGAAATCCAGACTCTTTCCCAAGTGCTCGCTGCTAAAGAGAAATATCTAGCAGAAATAAAGAGAAAATTGGGAATCAATACATTGCAGGAGCTGAAACAGAACCTTTCCAAAGGGTGGCAGGATGTAACGGCAACACATGC GTATAAGATGACTTCAGAAACATTGTCTCAGGCTGGGCAGAAAGCTTCTGCTGCTTTCTCGTCGGTTGGCTCTGCCATAACAAAGAAGTTGGAAGATGTGAA AGTACAGGCATTTACACAGTCCTTTAG TATACGTTGTCTACAGCATTCAATTAGCATGCCTGCTATGAG GAATTCCCCAACTTTCAAGTCATTTGAAGAGAGAGTTGAAAATTTAAAG TATAAGGTTGGGGTAAACAAGCCTGCTGGGGGTGACTTTGGAGAGGTCTTGAACTCTGCTGCCAATGCCAGTGCCACAGAAGCTACCACAAAGCAGACGGAAGAGGATACTCCGTGA
- the TPD52 gene encoding tumor protein D52 isoform X2 has product MKKGNVIMHFEISMMDWLDMDLYEDYKSPFDFNTGVNRNYLYLYPSLALSPPGSPVLKNFGLLRHETIPEVGEDAAASVTVTETLSEEEQEELRIELAKVEEEIQTLSQVLAAKEKYLAEIKRKLGINTLQELKQNLSKGWQDVTATHAYKMTSETLSQAGQKASAAFSSVGSAITKKLEDVNIRCLQHSISMPAMRNSPTFKSFEERVENLKYKVGVNKPAGGDFGEVLNSAANASATEATTKQTEEDTP; this is encoded by the exons ATGAAGAAAGGAAACGTGATCATGCATTTTGAGATATCTATGATGGACTGGCTGGATATGGATCTGTATGAGGATTAcaaatctccttttgattttaaTACTGGAGTTAATaggaactacctttacctgtaCCCCAGCTTGGCTCTGTCTCCACCTGGATCTCCTGTGCTGAAGAATTTTG GTCTGCTGAGACATGAAACCATTCCTGAAGTTGGAGAGGATGCAGCTGCTTCAGTTACTGTTACAGAAACTCTGTCTGAAGAAGAACAGGAGGAACTCCGAATAGAGCTTGCTAAG GTAGAAGAAGAAATCCAGACTCTTTCCCAAGTGCTCGCTGCTAAAGAGAAATATCTAGCAGAAATAAAGAGAAAATTGGGAATCAATACATTGCAGGAGCTGAAACAGAACCTTTCCAAAGGGTGGCAGGATGTAACGGCAACACATGC GTATAAGATGACTTCAGAAACATTGTCTCAGGCTGGGCAGAAAGCTTCTGCTGCTTTCTCGTCGGTTGGCTCTGCCATAACAAAGAAGTTGGAAGATGTGAA TATACGTTGTCTACAGCATTCAATTAGCATGCCTGCTATGAG GAATTCCCCAACTTTCAAGTCATTTGAAGAGAGAGTTGAAAATTTAAAG TATAAGGTTGGGGTAAACAAGCCTGCTGGGGGTGACTTTGGAGAGGTCTTGAACTCTGCTGCCAATGCCAGTGCCACAGAAGCTACCACAAAGCAGACGGAAGAGGATACTCCGTGA
- the TPD52 gene encoding tumor protein D52 isoform X3, protein MKKGNVIMHFEISMMDWLDMDLYEDYKSPFDFNTGVNRNYLYLYPSLALSPPGSPVLKNFGLLRHETIPEVGEDAAASVTVTETLSEEEQEELRIELAKVEEEIQTLSQVLAAKEKYLAEIKRKLGINTLQELKQNLSKGWQDVTATHAYKMTSETLSQAGQKASAAFSSVGSAITKKLEDVKNSPTFKSFEERVENLKYKVGVNKPAGGDFGEVLNSAANASATEATTKQTEEDTP, encoded by the exons ATGAAGAAAGGAAACGTGATCATGCATTTTGAGATATCTATGATGGACTGGCTGGATATGGATCTGTATGAGGATTAcaaatctccttttgattttaaTACTGGAGTTAATaggaactacctttacctgtaCCCCAGCTTGGCTCTGTCTCCACCTGGATCTCCTGTGCTGAAGAATTTTG GTCTGCTGAGACATGAAACCATTCCTGAAGTTGGAGAGGATGCAGCTGCTTCAGTTACTGTTACAGAAACTCTGTCTGAAGAAGAACAGGAGGAACTCCGAATAGAGCTTGCTAAG GTAGAAGAAGAAATCCAGACTCTTTCCCAAGTGCTCGCTGCTAAAGAGAAATATCTAGCAGAAATAAAGAGAAAATTGGGAATCAATACATTGCAGGAGCTGAAACAGAACCTTTCCAAAGGGTGGCAGGATGTAACGGCAACACATGC GTATAAGATGACTTCAGAAACATTGTCTCAGGCTGGGCAGAAAGCTTCTGCTGCTTTCTCGTCGGTTGGCTCTGCCATAACAAAGAAGTTGGAAGATGTGAA GAATTCCCCAACTTTCAAGTCATTTGAAGAGAGAGTTGAAAATTTAAAG TATAAGGTTGGGGTAAACAAGCCTGCTGGGGGTGACTTTGGAGAGGTCTTGAACTCTGCTGCCAATGCCAGTGCCACAGAAGCTACCACAAAGCAGACGGAAGAGGATACTCCGTGA
- the TPD52 gene encoding tumor protein D52 isoform X4 has translation MAAERDRGGEQGLLRHETIPEVGEDAAASVTVTETLSEEEQEELRIELAKVEEEIQTLSQVLAAKEKYLAEIKRKLGINTLQELKQNLSKGWQDVTATHAYKMTSETLSQAGQKASAAFSSVGSAITKKLEDVKVQAFTQSFSIRCLQHSISMPAMRNSPTFKSFEERVENLKYKVGVNKPAGGDFGEVLNSAANASATEATTKQTEEDTP, from the exons GTCTGCTGAGACATGAAACCATTCCTGAAGTTGGAGAGGATGCAGCTGCTTCAGTTACTGTTACAGAAACTCTGTCTGAAGAAGAACAGGAGGAACTCCGAATAGAGCTTGCTAAG GTAGAAGAAGAAATCCAGACTCTTTCCCAAGTGCTCGCTGCTAAAGAGAAATATCTAGCAGAAATAAAGAGAAAATTGGGAATCAATACATTGCAGGAGCTGAAACAGAACCTTTCCAAAGGGTGGCAGGATGTAACGGCAACACATGC GTATAAGATGACTTCAGAAACATTGTCTCAGGCTGGGCAGAAAGCTTCTGCTGCTTTCTCGTCGGTTGGCTCTGCCATAACAAAGAAGTTGGAAGATGTGAA AGTACAGGCATTTACACAGTCCTTTAG TATACGTTGTCTACAGCATTCAATTAGCATGCCTGCTATGAG GAATTCCCCAACTTTCAAGTCATTTGAAGAGAGAGTTGAAAATTTAAAG TATAAGGTTGGGGTAAACAAGCCTGCTGGGGGTGACTTTGGAGAGGTCTTGAACTCTGCTGCCAATGCCAGTGCCACAGAAGCTACCACAAAGCAGACGGAAGAGGATACTCCGTGA